Proteins from a single region of Spirochaetota bacterium:
- the lpxC gene encoding UDP-3-O-acyl-N-acetylglucosamine deacetylase, translating to MARKTKKTKGTILIIDDEKAILATLRTMFESEGYSVYTADGGEKGLVCIESLEPEIILLDIWLPEIDGLELLMKIKERRPGVPVIMISGHAGIETAVRATKLGAADFLEKPFTMERVLRMVGKHIRSSAAQAEMPLPAASEKKRQIIHAKGDLVWQATISKSVVLNGFGLMNGRKIGMQLLPSPPGSGIRFIDIASNSEIPLSPANLLKSNGEGANSTALSVGKARARTVEHLLATLHAYGISNLTIKIDEEIPNVDGSAIDFCRIIREAGIEQQKERIAALTVKKRHVFGTVSPKTPYMIFTPSSSFSLTLRIDFPKPVGVEKLTFIMKSGKAFEKDIAPARSFNTIENIDMAQKSGAVGGGMIASHIILSGGKVINTKLRYPDEFVRHKMLDVIGDLFLAGRPVRAKIVANRTSHAFNHLVIAELARLYGG from the coding sequence ATGGCTCGAAAGACGAAAAAAACAAAAGGCACCATACTCATCATCGATGATGAGAAGGCCATATTGGCGACGCTTCGCACCATGTTCGAAAGCGAAGGTTATTCCGTGTATACCGCCGACGGCGGTGAGAAGGGGCTTGTCTGCATTGAAAGTCTCGAACCGGAGATAATACTCCTCGATATATGGCTCCCTGAGATAGACGGGCTTGAACTTCTGATGAAGATAAAGGAACGTCGCCCCGGTGTTCCGGTGATCATGATCAGCGGTCATGCGGGCATAGAGACCGCCGTGCGGGCGACCAAGCTCGGGGCGGCGGATTTTCTCGAGAAGCCGTTCACCATGGAGCGGGTGCTGCGCATGGTCGGCAAGCATATCCGATCGTCAGCAGCGCAGGCGGAGATGCCGTTGCCGGCAGCGAGCGAGAAGAAAAGGCAGATCATTCACGCGAAAGGGGATCTTGTCTGGCAGGCGACGATATCGAAGAGCGTGGTGCTTAACGGTTTCGGGCTCATGAACGGACGGAAGATCGGCATGCAGCTGCTGCCGTCCCCGCCGGGGAGCGGCATACGGTTCATCGATATCGCGAGCAATTCGGAGATACCGCTGTCGCCGGCGAACCTGCTCAAGTCCAACGGCGAGGGCGCGAATTCAACGGCGCTTTCCGTCGGCAAGGCGCGTGCGCGTACCGTCGAGCATCTTCTGGCGACGCTCCACGCCTACGGCATAAGCAATCTTACGATAAAGATAGACGAAGAGATCCCCAATGTCGACGGCTCGGCCATCGATTTCTGCCGCATTATACGCGAAGCGGGCATTGAGCAGCAGAAGGAGCGTATCGCTGCGCTCACGGTAAAGAAACGTCATGTGTTCGGAACGGTATCACCGAAGACGCCGTATATGATATTCACCCCGTCCAGTTCATTTTCGCTCACGCTGCGCATCGATTTCCCCAAGCCCGTCGGCGTAGAGAAGCTTACCTTCATCATGAAGTCGGGAAAAGCGTTCGAGAAGGATATCGCACCGGCGCGTTCGTTCAATACGATAGAGAACATCGATATGGCGCAGAAAAGCGGCGCTGTCGGCGGCGGCATGATAGCAAGCCACATCATCCTCTCCGGCGGGAAGGTCATCAATACGAAACTCCGCTACCCCGATGAATTCGTCCGGCATAAGATGCTCGATGTCATCGGCGATCTCTTTCTTGCCGGAAGGCCCGTGCGTGCGAAGATAGTGGCCAATCGGACGTCGCATGCGTTCAATCATCTGGTCATTGCGGAATTGGCGAGGCTGTACGGGGGCTGA
- a CDS encoding LamG-like jellyroll fold domain-containing protein gives MIRFVLITALCVMPLVAVDENIIAWWRFDEVSGAAVADSAGSHDARVIGAAQWVTGRHGNALSLSDGAYVDAGTAPVFDLTSDCTVLCWIKTKPVSGGTGWAGLVSKYGPGSRGYDINLMTAPGVFEIGARGSSSIVGAKIGTAVFDDTWHHIGVVFRNNGFMLYQDGIRTAMKEGEWTALPSASSFLIGKRSGIDAFQGVIDDVKVYSRALSAAEIAAEHVRMPEQAALKKTPAVAAETVSVRTNTIDAGGSVTRAVMLPEPEAIFADTGTASTGSIVLRPPTVFESGNKRLNSREQVSTKPDRDNTIKLVIDEQDMAILQPWGASSSRKYWGNPFALKEGTTDCTLLADETNRTLRWEKPCRITENETATASYEAKVRADGKLEIAYRHGCTGALAKQINDFTLFVYFPSYRSQKITANGTMLTASPKTSLTKAGTEVFSGTSLDLAADADEPHRGFILTVRAPQIRITESLDYKGDPALAMRIDINKEADRINDPIIIVIDLLKTRGRASGPSPTAGIGFYGSDRITVPQPLTRNRIMNPSFESGLRYFSLQDTWAFYQPSTEPIYSVSGDRPKFGRSCLRMLARKPARPDQNRDSHLQTFAIPVVPGKSYTFSVWARASTQGIGLNAGTITGAWPVFPNLGISESRAVPTEWTRYTGTITAPNNVCSIILRAWRIAGDTPGYLYLDGLQFEEGTAATEFVTAPVDARLITSDPENFLAPGANIDARLIISSKSAGTAKLTLFNYFHETLYEKTIAFADAENVLRLPFGPELGSGVFVLRADIAGTAIPAHTEFFRFTVLQPLRNTHPTHTMFGSMLSIRSCRLEDICRRYRDVGLGSTDYGSVQPWYWALIEKYGITDTGVGLIDYHFEMPKKHTELPPAAKKWDAVTPEQEKEFEEWAYRIVSEFPHVPTWFFEAESEAGGWKMMRDKNVSDYAKLLVAGARGARRANPKALLMPEGGPCNMSPDVGIRQYDQYLTEIGTNMRFDAMAIHPYRSMPEYPADLDADIATFLRMLATHGYGADTPVHFTEGIYHSHMHVPAWGLNTFKACSTDHYRAGFVSYDMGWGERAAAALFARSWIMALKYWPQVRSLNGWVAHGFMDHDLTPIAMAMVPNTLGHLLGDVTFKSDFRPAPGVRGYIFLDGTQRPVMALWGHDDQIDRGFKKGPQISFTFGNEVPEIIDLMGNARTPIARGGIVEANVSPFPLFFRGKPGSLTAFTAAVNSGVIAGDNSCPLAVRAVPQTAGISIGIRNQTSRKVHAMIALPGDTTSTVTFDVLEEKLLPVPTSFDRSIGSLRRAALPVGITIDGGRFSEDVSFDYLFIPKRAVVLGDPASWKDVPHVLLVNSVDAKQPVQPSSLRARYQFAWDREHLYLRVSVKDDQFVHERYPRTNQRYLNDAVQVYFDTKADGRSSTVPGYGPDDYSYDLYPDENDRCIVYRWEAPEQQQAGGVLAPKAKMVETGIRTVFAQTEGGYIIEAMFPQRLILPLRLEAGYRAAFGICVNDRDDAEKKEYAGRLTTTPAGTEPGRSPQLYTLLMLAD, from the coding sequence ATGATCCGGTTCGTACTGATCACGGCCCTGTGTGTCATGCCGCTCGTTGCGGTCGATGAGAATATTATCGCCTGGTGGCGATTTGACGAAGTCTCCGGAGCGGCCGTGGCGGACAGTGCCGGCTCACACGATGCCAGGGTCATCGGTGCGGCGCAATGGGTAACAGGCAGGCATGGGAATGCCCTGTCACTGTCCGATGGGGCATATGTGGATGCCGGGACCGCACCTGTTTTCGATCTCACATCCGACTGCACCGTGCTCTGCTGGATAAAGACGAAACCGGTGAGCGGCGGCACGGGGTGGGCCGGGTTGGTGAGCAAATACGGACCGGGCTCGCGCGGGTATGATATCAATCTCATGACCGCACCAGGGGTTTTCGAGATCGGTGCACGCGGGAGTTCGTCGATAGTCGGCGCGAAGATCGGCACAGCGGTGTTTGACGATACCTGGCACCATATCGGCGTCGTATTCAGGAACAATGGATTCATGCTGTACCAGGACGGCATACGTACCGCCATGAAGGAAGGCGAATGGACCGCTCTGCCAAGTGCATCGAGCTTTCTCATCGGCAAACGTTCCGGCATCGATGCATTCCAGGGTGTTATTGATGATGTGAAAGTGTATTCACGAGCCCTCTCCGCCGCGGAGATAGCCGCGGAACATGTACGGATGCCGGAACAGGCGGCGCTGAAAAAAACGCCTGCCGTCGCTGCGGAAACGGTGTCGGTGCGTACGAACACTATCGATGCCGGCGGCAGCGTGACACGCGCCGTTATGCTTCCGGAACCGGAGGCGATTTTTGCCGATACGGGAACGGCGAGCACCGGCAGTATCGTACTGCGTCCGCCGACCGTGTTTGAATCGGGGAATAAGCGGCTTAACTCGCGGGAGCAGGTGAGCACGAAACCGGACCGCGACAATACGATAAAGCTTGTGATCGATGAGCAGGATATGGCGATACTGCAGCCGTGGGGGGCATCATCATCCCGGAAGTACTGGGGTAATCCATTCGCACTCAAGGAGGGGACGACGGACTGCACGCTGCTCGCCGATGAAACGAACCGCACACTGCGCTGGGAAAAACCGTGCCGCATCACCGAGAACGAAACCGCGACCGCTTCGTATGAGGCGAAGGTCCGCGCGGACGGGAAGCTCGAGATCGCCTACCGCCACGGCTGTACGGGTGCGCTTGCCAAGCAGATCAATGATTTCACTCTGTTCGTGTATTTCCCGAGCTATCGGAGCCAGAAGATAACTGCCAACGGAACTATGCTTACGGCGTCGCCAAAAACATCGCTCACGAAAGCCGGGACGGAAGTGTTCAGCGGCACGTCGCTCGACCTCGCCGCGGATGCAGACGAACCGCATCGCGGTTTTATACTGACAGTACGGGCACCGCAGATACGCATCACCGAATCACTCGACTATAAGGGTGACCCGGCTTTGGCCATGCGCATCGATATCAACAAGGAAGCAGACAGGATCAATGATCCTATCATCATCGTGATCGATCTGCTCAAGACACGCGGCCGTGCAAGCGGACCGTCGCCGACCGCAGGGATCGGTTTTTACGGTAGCGATCGAATCACCGTTCCGCAGCCGCTCACGCGCAACCGTATCATGAACCCGTCGTTCGAATCGGGATTGCGCTATTTCAGCCTGCAGGATACGTGGGCGTTCTATCAGCCGAGCACGGAGCCGATATATTCGGTGAGCGGCGATCGCCCGAAATTCGGACGATCCTGTCTCCGCATGCTCGCCCGAAAACCAGCGAGGCCCGATCAGAACCGGGATAGCCATCTTCAGACATTCGCCATCCCCGTTGTGCCGGGAAAAAGCTATACCTTCAGCGTTTGGGCGCGTGCAAGTACACAGGGCATAGGGCTTAATGCCGGCACGATAACCGGCGCATGGCCGGTATTCCCGAATCTCGGCATCAGTGAATCGCGTGCTGTACCGACGGAATGGACTCGCTATACGGGAACGATAACCGCTCCCAATAATGTCTGCTCGATAATTCTGCGTGCATGGCGTATCGCGGGGGACACCCCGGGATACCTCTATCTCGATGGTCTTCAGTTCGAGGAGGGAACAGCGGCAACGGAATTTGTCACTGCGCCGGTAGATGCGCGTCTTATCACCTCTGACCCGGAAAATTTCCTTGCGCCGGGGGCGAATATCGATGCACGTCTTATCATTTCATCAAAGAGCGCCGGAACGGCAAAGCTCACCCTGTTCAATTATTTCCATGAAACGCTTTATGAGAAGACCATTGCATTCGCTGATGCAGAGAATGTACTGCGGCTTCCCTTCGGGCCTGAACTCGGCAGCGGCGTGTTCGTACTGCGCGCGGACATTGCAGGGACAGCAATTCCCGCACATACCGAGTTCTTCCGTTTCACCGTACTGCAGCCGCTCAGGAACACGCATCCGACCCATACGATGTTCGGATCGATGTTGTCGATACGTTCGTGCCGGCTCGAGGACATATGCCGTCGTTACCGTGATGTGGGTCTTGGGTCAACCGATTACGGATCGGTGCAGCCGTGGTACTGGGCGCTTATCGAGAAATACGGCATTACCGATACCGGTGTTGGTCTCATCGATTATCACTTTGAGATGCCGAAAAAGCATACCGAGCTCCCGCCCGCAGCGAAAAAATGGGATGCGGTCACACCGGAGCAGGAAAAGGAGTTCGAGGAGTGGGCCTATCGTATCGTGTCCGAATTCCCGCATGTGCCGACCTGGTTCTTCGAGGCCGAGAGCGAAGCGGGGGGCTGGAAGATGATGCGCGACAAGAACGTTTCCGATTATGCGAAGCTGCTCGTTGCAGGGGCGCGCGGGGCGCGGAGGGCGAATCCGAAGGCACTGCTCATGCCTGAAGGCGGTCCGTGCAATATGAGCCCGGACGTCGGCATTCGGCAATACGATCAGTATCTTACCGAGATCGGGACGAACATGCGCTTCGATGCCATGGCCATTCATCCGTACCGCTCCATGCCCGAATACCCCGCCGACCTCGATGCGGACATCGCAACGTTCCTCCGCATGCTCGCCACGCACGGATATGGCGCCGATACCCCGGTACACTTTACCGAAGGCATCTATCACAGTCACATGCATGTGCCGGCGTGGGGACTGAACACGTTCAAGGCATGCAGCACCGATCACTATCGCGCGGGATTCGTTTCGTACGATATGGGTTGGGGGGAGCGCGCCGCGGCGGCATTGTTCGCGCGCAGCTGGATCATGGCGCTGAAGTACTGGCCGCAGGTCCGTTCGCTCAACGGCTGGGTCGCGCACGGCTTCATGGACCATGATCTTACGCCGATAGCGATGGCGATGGTGCCCAATACGCTCGGCCATCTCCTCGGCGACGTCACGTTCAAAAGCGATTTCCGTCCTGCCCCGGGGGTTCGCGGTTATATTTTTCTCGACGGGACACAGCGTCCCGTGATGGCCCTTTGGGGTCATGATGATCAGATCGACCGCGGGTTCAAGAAGGGGCCGCAGATATCCTTTACCTTCGGCAACGAAGTCCCGGAGATCATCGATCTCATGGGGAATGCTCGGACACCGATAGCGCGGGGAGGCATTGTTGAGGCCAATGTTTCCCCGTTCCCGCTGTTTTTCCGTGGGAAGCCGGGGTCGCTCACGGCGTTCACCGCTGCCGTCAATTCCGGCGTCATTGCAGGCGACAATTCATGTCCGCTCGCAGTTCGTGCTGTTCCGCAAACAGCCGGGATCTCGATCGGTATCCGAAATCAGACGAGCAGAAAGGTGCATGCGATGATCGCGCTGCCCGGCGATACGACCTCGACAGTGACATTCGATGTGCTCGAAGAGAAGCTCCTTCCCGTGCCGACATCGTTCGACCGATCGATCGGTTCGTTACGCAGGGCTGCACTGCCCGTCGGTATCACCATCGACGGCGGTCGGTTTTCTGAGGATGTGTCCTTTGATTATCTGTTCATCCCGAAACGCGCGGTGGTGCTCGGAGACCCCGCATCGTGGAAGGATGTCCCGCATGTTCTCCTGGTGAATTCCGTGGACGCAAAGCAGCCCGTGCAGCCATCGTCACTGCGTGCGCGGTATCAATTCGCATGGGACAGGGAACATCTCTATCTGCGGGTATCGGTCAAGGACGATCAATTCGTGCATGAACGATATCCTCGCACCAACCAGCGGTATCTCAATGATGCCGTACAGGTGTATTTTGATACAAAAGCGGATGGGCGGTCGAGTACGGTTCCCGGATACGGCCCCGACGATTACAGCTATGACCTGTATCCCGACGAGAATGACCGATGCATCGTGTATCGTTGGGAAGCCCCGGAACAG